From the Aquirufa lenticrescens genome, the window ACGCTGGCGACCCTTCGTTCCGGCCCCCAATTAGATTGATCGACGTCGCACGCACTTTGTAACCACGCACGGTCGCGCCATTCTTATCTTGCCATTCTTCGGAACGAATTTTTCCTTCGATATAGACTTGGTTTCCTTTCTTCAAATATTGTTCTGCGATGTTCGCTAGGTTATCCCAAAGCTCTACGCGGTGCCATTCGGTTTGGTCTACTCTTTGTCCGTCCTTTCCAGTATACGACTCGGAGGTCGCAATGTTAATGTTTGCCACTTTTACACCGCTAGGTAGGGCACGAACCTCTGGGTCAGCACCTAAATTTCCTAGTAAAATAACTTTGTTTACTCCAGCCATAATGATTTGTCGTTTAAAGGGTTAGCTCAGCAAGGCTCCTTGCATTGCCTAAAGGTACGTGGGCGAAATGTCTTGTAAAATAGGACAATCTAAATTATCAGTTATTAGGTTCAAAAGCAAAACGGGTTTTCCTTTGCTCTCGAACTCTGAGGGGCTCATCCAGCCATATCCTTCCGGAATTTCCAACTCAAAATTATCAGGAACTTGAACATGCCAAGCGTCGCAATGGATTTTGCGGTGACTCAACAGATGAACGGGTGGGGATTTCAATGCTTGGCGCTGAAAAGGCAACCAATCGCAAGCATCTTCGATCAAATAAAACTCCCATAATCCCTTCCAAATACCCTTTTCTCTCCGTTCTCGCACTAAAAGCTGGCCATTTTGTTCGATGACCAGATAATTCATTTCTATCTCTTTAACCTTCGTCTTTTTCGACTTTAGGGGTAATTCGGCTATACGACCTAAACTTAAAGCCGCGCACGAGACACGCAAAGGACAATCCGAGCAATCTGGCGCCGGCGTACATTGCAAGGCCCCAAACTCCATGATGGCCTGATTAAAGGTCGCTGGATCCTGCGTTGGAATCAACGACTGCGCTAAAGAAGTAAAAACCCCACGCGCCGAAGAAGACGCAATATCCGTTTCTACTGCGAAAACGCGAGACAAAACCCGGTATACATTGCCGTCCACTACGGCTTTGGCCTCATTAAAAGCAAAAGAAGCAATCGCCGCGGCGGTGTAGGGACCTACACCCGGAAGCAAAATGATCTCGTCATGGCTTTGTGGAAACATGCCTGCAAAGTCGCGCATGACCATTTGGGCTGCTTTTTGGAGATTCCGAGCACGGGAATAATAGCCTAGGCCTTGCCACAACCGTAAAAGAGAGGCTTCTGGAGCCTCTGCTAAATCGCGAACGGTGGGGAAAGCGGTGATTAATCGCTCAAAATAGGGCAAGCCCTGCGCCACTCGCGTCTGCTGCAAAATGATTTCCGATAGCCAAATCGCATACGGATCCTTCGTTTGCCGCCAAGGCAGCTCGCGCTGGTGTTCCGCGTACCAGGCCATAATAGTGGCCGAAAAAGGATGTAAAGGGCTTTTTTGCATGGATGAAATCAAATTTACGAAAAAAATCACCCCGATTTCGAAAGAATTTTTAGAGAATTGAGAGAAAAACGTTACTTTTGTGTCCCTTTTACGGAAGGGAAATTGTAATTACCTAAGAATCATCATTTAATAAATTAACAAACGTGACTAAGGCAGATGTAATTGCTGAGATTGCCAGCAAAACAGGGATTGATAAGAAAGATGTATCGGAAACGTTAGAGTCATTTTTCGAAGTAGTTAAAAACAACCTAGCAAACCAAGAGAATATTTATGTTCGTGGTTTTGGTAGCTTCATCAACAAAAAACGCGCGCAGAAGATCGCTCGCAACATTTCAAAGAATACGGCGAT encodes:
- the mutY gene encoding A/G-specific adenine glycosylase is translated as MQKSPLHPFSATIMAWYAEHQRELPWRQTKDPYAIWLSEIILQQTRVAQGLPYFERLITAFPTVRDLAEAPEASLLRLWQGLGYYSRARNLQKAAQMVMRDFAGMFPQSHDEIILLPGVGPYTAAAIASFAFNEAKAVVDGNVYRVLSRVFAVETDIASSSARGVFTSLAQSLIPTQDPATFNQAIMEFGALQCTPAPDCSDCPLRVSCAALSLGRIAELPLKSKKTKVKEIEMNYLVIEQNGQLLVRERREKGIWKGLWEFYLIEDACDWLPFQRQALKSPPVHLLSHRKIHCDAWHVQVPDNFELEIPEGYGWMSPSEFESKGKPVLLLNLITDNLDCPILQDISPTYL
- a CDS encoding HU family DNA-binding protein, whose amino-acid sequence is MTKADVIAEIASKTGIDKKDVSETLESFFEVVKNNLANQENIYVRGFGSFINKKRAQKIARNISKNTAITIDAHYVPSFKPAKVFVEQVKTSTDPTK
- a CDS encoding single-stranded DNA-binding protein encodes the protein MAGVNKVILLGNLGADPEVRALPSGVKVANINIATSESYTGKDGQRVDQTEWHRVELWDNLANIAEQYLKKGNQVYIEGKIRSEEWQDKNGATVRGYKVRATSINLIGGRNEGSPASAPAAERPKPEAVLAGASKTDPFPPMMEEGDDLPF